A single region of the Tigriopus californicus strain San Diego chromosome 8, Tcal_SD_v2.1, whole genome shotgun sequence genome encodes:
- the LOC131884951 gene encoding inhibitor of Bruton tyrosine kinase-like: protein MPKLARVEPECGPKMRCTLHTGCLMAVVAHCPEAEALLFMARSGFCGQVARARDKMGRTLLHVASSLGQRQLVEWLIRFRESPINGKDGESGYTALHRSLLFGQIHIAELLIELGANMSLVDYEGFTPADIVVHARPRAWDFSAKNPCDVFLWGSNSNFNLGIGHQQQRLLPEILEYFRRHKVFIREVIMQKFHTAFLASDGGVYTCGHGRGGRLGLASEEAQLHPRLVKALSQVEVTQVALGTDHSVFLNAKGAVYTCGTNEYHQLGHGTTSLDNTTPQLVSANTKVAKGHKYPSALGVAAARFHSVFWTSSSLYTWGLNAGQLGHLKGDKTIPHPKLVTSLNQKDLKIQTVVCTDGATVILTESGELIALHEYQTRRITVRQFNVSKIAVIGGHLDFKLSSQLLNDQTSKLVERGGEDLKVFLLYKTGKLAVWDESRGSQMFQCVFNMSMQLNVSDIAVSRNAIVFLTKEGLAYEGQHVPKKEKSPLSKEERALLTPLGQFRDKTLVYLVKVKRIPGMHRCAAIFSDPKGKNFAVLQGLPNEMFTEFPDIEPSTMRSNMKTFLDETSDMDALHDVTFEVKGVKFPAHRFILASVSDHLARQMSQSKELTLDGLEPYHFEQILQYAYTRSCDYLVPGPLKFQSGATFDTSKGQVVPGNGYSPKNPEQESAFSVHSKNKRDKKSPPKDNGHAQPISSPLQAFRDICKTLCIHGLVKALENMKFVQGEIQAKVPSKHRRSCPLPTFSRKSFPEFHDVCIKTDDGNELSAHRCVLSARSDYFRGMFSYNWVEAKEGQVLTLPVSSKVLPIILEFLYRDEASQISASEDPELVCNTLVVADQLLMGRLVNLCESHLCTLFSLRNIAEIFQFALDYNAVNLERGAMQFICQNLLSVLESRSLTGMVSIEGLEKLTTYYVRDYLGISRRKLSFDSLGPTPDEVSKFASSCAMTVDDLFEEEKALKMGKPVEKRLRRHSSGDKKPVGRNRTVSNSSFGSNHSIGASDQESKDVPDDVSDLSLDDLELQERLDINSNINGASLTPPASSEVPLHQQTSLSTFFIEPKDNKDKVFNKKFVKKSQKERKKELESASHQPPTTPPNVSTKLPWGGWAPVVEPTPEVSVLSDVFRQSPKFATPKEVRSTPKERRPRKQSWKQLSLTDDPSPVKSPPLQNPWKTLPLSPPTSDPMPTCSDVTDGGFKEILNFEVKQNESLFRATSKPLSVTQKEEKAIEELRAFYGAEQIFDERISVVRVDQAPLATPIWKRK, encoded by the coding sequence ATGCCCAAACTGGCACGGGTAGAGCCGGAATGCGGCCCGAAAATGCGATGCACTCTGCACACGGGTTGTCTCATGGCTGTGGTGGCCCATTGTCCGGAAGCCGAGGCCCTTCTGTTCATGGCCCGCAGCGGATTTTGTGGCCAAGTGGCCCGGGCTCGGGATAAAATGGGCCGCACTTTGCTTCATGTGGCCAGTTCATTGGGCCAAAGACAATTGGTCGAATGGCTGATACGGTTCAGGGAATCGCCCATCAACGGGAAGGATGGGGAATCGGGGTATACGGCCTTGCATCGGAGCCTTTTATTTGGGCAGATCCACATCGCCGAGTTGCTCATTGAGTTGGGCGCCAATATGAGCTTGGTGGATTATGAGGGGTTTACTCCGGCGGACATTGTGGTCCATGCTCGACCGAGGGCGTGGGATTTTAGTGCCAAGAACCCCTGTGATGTGTTCCTTTGGGGCTCCAATTCGAACTTCAATCTGGGCATTGGGCATCAGCAACAACGGCTGTTGCCCGAGATCCTGGAGTATTTCCGGCGTCACAAAGTTTTCATCCGAGAGGTGATTATGCAGAAGTTTCATACCGCCTTCTTGGCGTCCGATGGCGGAGTTTACACTTGCGGTCACGGCCGTGGAGGACGACTAGGTCTGGCCAGTGAAGAGGCTCAACTGCACCCGAGATTGGTCAAGGCCTTGTCGCAAGTGGAAGTGACTCAGGTGGCATTGGGTACGGATCATTCGGTGTTCTTGAATGCCAAGGGAGCTGTTTATACTTGTGGCACCAATGAATACCACCAGCTGGGCCATGGAACCACCTCATTGGATAACACCACGCCCCAATTAGTGAGTGCCAACACAAAGGTGGCCAAAGGCCACAAATATCCCTCGGCATTAGGCGTGGCTGCCGCCCGTTTCCATTCCGTGTTCTGGACGTCATCCTCGTTATACACGTGGGGCCTCAACGCTGGTCAATTAGGGCACTTGAAAGGAGACAAGACCATACCTCACCCCAAACTTGTGACCTCTTTGAACCAAAAGGACTTGAAGATTCAGACCGTGGTGTGCACCGATGGAGCTACCGTGATTCTAACCGAAAGTGGCGAGCTGATTGCTCTGCATGAATATCAAACGCGAAGGATCACCGTGCGGCAGTTCAATGTGAGCAAAATCGCCGTGATTGGAGGTCACTTGGATTTTAAGCTCAGTTCGCAACTCTTGAACGATCAGACCTCGAAACTGGTTGAACGCGGAGGTGAAGATCTGAAAGTGTTTCTCCTCTACAAGACGGGAAAGCTCGCTGTTTGGGACGAAAGCCGTGGTTCCCAGATGTTTCAGTGCGTGTTCAACATGAGCATGCAACTCAATGTGTCGGATATTGCGGTCAGTCGAAACGCCATCGTGTTTTTGACGAAAGAAGGCCTGGCCTATGAAGGTCAGCATGTTcccaagaaggaaaaaagcccGCTCTCCAAAGAGGAGAGAGCCCTATTGACACCCCTGGGACAATTTAGGGACAAGACTTTGGTGTATTTGGTGAAAGTGAAACGAATACCAGGAATGCATAGATGTGCGGCCATTTTTTCTGATCCCAAGGGCAAAAATTTTGCCGTCTTACAAGGCCTCCCCAATGAAATGTTCACCGAATTCCCAGATATTGAGCCGTCCACAATGAGATCGAATATGAAAACCTTCCTTGACGAGACTTCCGATATGGACGCATTGCATGATGTGACCTTCGAAGTCAAGGGTGTCAAATTTCCCGCTCATAGGTTCATTTTGGCGAGCGTGAGCGATCATCTCGCCCGCCAAATGTCCCAATCCAAAGAGTTAACGCTTGATGGCTTGGAACCATATCATTTTGAACAGATCCTGCAATACGCGTACACAAGATCCTGCGACTACCTTGTTCCTGGTCCTTTGAAATTCCAATCAGGAGCCACCTTCGACACCTCGAAAGGTCAAGTTGTTCCAGGGAACGGATACAGCCCTAAAAATCCAGAACAAGAATCGGCCTTTTCGGTGCACTCCAAGAACAAACGAGATAAGAAATCGCCTCCTAAAGACAATGGACATGCACAACCGATCTCTAGCCCACTTCAGGCTTTCCGCGACATTTGCAAGACGCTTTGCATTCATGGCCTGGTCAAGGCCTTGGAGAACATGAAGTTTGTGCAAGGTGAAATCCAAGCTAAGGTCCCTTCGAAGCATCGACGATCCTGTCCGTTGCCCACGTTCTCGAGAAAAAGCTTTCCGGAATTCCATGACGTGTGCATCAAAACCGATGATGGAAATGAATTGTCCGCTCACAGATGCGTCCTTTCCGCCCGGTCAGATTATTTCCGGGGCATGTTCAGTTACAACTGGGTGGAGGCAAAGGAGGGCCAAGTTTTGACTTTGCCTGTGTCCTCGAAAGTTCTGCCCATCATATTGGAGTTTCTGTACCGAGATGAGGCCTCGCAAATCTCCGCCTCGGAAGATCCTGAACTCGTTTGTAACACGTTGGTAGTGGCGGATCAACTCCTCATGGGACGTTTGGTTAACTTGTGTGAGAGCCATCTGTGCACCTTGTTCTCTTTGAGGAACATTGCCGAGATCTTCCAGTTTGCTTTGGATTACAACGCCGTGAACTTGGAACGAGGAGCCATGCAATTCATCTGCCAAAATCTGTTGAGCGTGTTGGAATCCAGGAGCTTGACTGGCATGGTTTCGATCGAAGGTCTCGAGAAGCTGACCACTTACTATGTGCGGGATTATCTCGGAATATCAAGGCGGAAATTATCCTTTGATTCACTTGGACCGACGCCGGACGAAGTGAGTAAATTTGCCAGTTCTTGTGCCATGACCGTGGACGATTTGTTCGAAGAAGAGAAGGctttgaaaatgggaaaacCAGTGGAGAAACGACTGAGAAGACACAGTTCTGGCGACAAGAAGCCCGTGGGACGTAATAGAACCGTTTCAAACTCCAGTTTTGGATCGAACCACTCAATCGGGGCTTCGGATCAGGAATCCAAGGACGTCCCCGACGATGTTTCCGATTTGTCTTTGGACGATCTCGAGCTCCAAGAGCGTTTGGACATTAATTCGAATATCAACGGGGCATCGCTAACTCCACCAGCATCTAGCGAGGTTCCGCTCCACCAGCAGACGTCGCTCTCTACATTTTTTATTGAGCCCAAGGACAACAAGGACAAGGTATTCAATAAGAAGTTTGtgaaaaaatctcaaaaagagCGCAAGAAAGAGCTCGAATCTGCATCACATCAACCACCCACTACACCTCCAAACGTTTCAACCAAACTACCTTGGGGTGGATGGGCGCCAGTGGTGGAGCCAACACCAGAGGTCTCCGTTCTTTCCGATGTCTTTCGACAATCTCCCAAGTTCGCCACACCCAAAGAGGTCAGGTCTACGCCCAAAGAACGTCGCCCGAGGAAACAATCGTGGAAGCAGCTAAGTTTGACCGATGATCCCAGTCCCGTCAAGTCCCCGCCTCTCCAAAATCCATGGAAGACACTTCCCCTATCCCCGCCCACTTCAGATCCAATGCCAACTTGTTCCGATGTCACTGATGGCGGTTTCAAAGAGATCCTAAATTTTGAAGTGAAGCAAAATGAGTCCCTTTTTAGGGCCACTTCCAAACCTTTGAGTGTGACtcagaaggaagaaaaagctATTGAAGAATTGAGAGCGTTTTACGGAGCAGAGCAGATTTTTGATGAGCGAATTTCCGTGGTCCGAGTGGATCAAGCTCCCTTGGCCACTCCCATTTGGAAGCGGAAGTGA